In one Saccharibacillus brassicae genomic region, the following are encoded:
- the pheA gene encoding prephenate dehydratase, whose amino-acid sequence MKKRIALLPAGSVSHEAVDYLVGDQPVQLVHYKVISEVFLSVVNGEADYAVIPIENTIEGSVSLHMDWLVNEVDIPMRAEWVYPSIQNLVGRREEFAGADGTVDFSKIRKVLSHPVAIAQCRTFISERLPHAELENASSTAEGAAQAAAHPGSGWAAFSTRLGAERYGLDILAEKVTDHDNNYTRFVLIGPEPFASSKPSEHRKTSVQVILPEDYAGALHQVLSAFAWRRLNLSRIESRPTKKKLGSYYFYMDVLVPDDSILFQAALQEVQALGCQVRVLGSYPCYEYDTAKA is encoded by the coding sequence ATGAAGAAACGTATTGCGCTGCTTCCGGCCGGATCGGTGTCTCACGAAGCGGTCGACTATCTGGTCGGAGATCAACCCGTTCAGTTGGTGCATTATAAAGTCATTTCCGAAGTGTTCCTGTCGGTCGTGAACGGGGAAGCCGATTATGCGGTCATTCCGATCGAGAACACGATCGAAGGTTCGGTCAGCCTGCATATGGATTGGCTCGTCAACGAAGTGGATATCCCGATGCGAGCCGAGTGGGTCTACCCATCGATTCAGAATCTGGTCGGACGAAGGGAAGAGTTTGCCGGAGCTGACGGAACCGTCGACTTTTCCAAAATACGCAAAGTGCTGTCGCACCCGGTAGCCATTGCCCAATGCCGAACGTTTATTTCGGAGCGTCTGCCGCATGCGGAGTTGGAAAACGCGAGCAGTACCGCCGAAGGCGCGGCTCAGGCGGCGGCGCACCCGGGCAGCGGTTGGGCCGCTTTTTCGACCCGCCTCGGCGCCGAGCGTTACGGTCTGGACATTTTGGCGGAAAAAGTGACGGATCACGATAACAATTACACGCGCTTCGTCCTGATCGGTCCCGAACCGTTTGCCTCTTCCAAGCCGAGCGAGCACCGGAAGACGAGCGTACAGGTCATTTTGCCGGAAGATTACGCGGGCGCGCTGCACCAGGTGCTGTCGGCTTTTGCCTGGAGAAGGCTCAACCTGTCGCGTATCGAATCCCGTCCCACCAAAAAGAAGCTCGGCAGCTACTACTTCTATATGGACGTGCTGGTGCCGGACGATTCGATTTTGTTTCAGGCCGCGCTCCAGGAAGTTCAGGCGCTGGGCTGTCAGGTTCGTGTGCTCGGTTCGTACCCGTGCTATGAATACGACACGGCCAAAGCTTGA
- the thrB gene encoding homoserine kinase, whose translation MNNASAGSVRVRVPASTANLGPGFDTLGMSLSLYIWVEMRRAERTTVHFEGEGFEGIPTDRNNLIYKVARLVFEAAGEEAPELAIGMRSDIPLTRGLGSSASAIIAGLVAANALVGTPLSKERLFDLATGLERHPDNVGASLFGGIVAAAWDGEHADYVRIEPPRNLRVLALIPEFELATSAARAVLPDQLSLQDAVYNISRSSLLTAALASGRLDLLQFAMRDRIHQPYRAALVPGMERILAEASEHGALGAALSGAGPTLLALVDREDGRHERLEAFMQQVMRENGIEARTLWLEPDLEGAVCEIRNPEDLLLPVIEGDLS comes from the coding sequence ATGAATAACGCAAGCGCCGGGTCGGTACGGGTCAGAGTGCCGGCCAGCACGGCTAACCTGGGACCGGGGTTCGATACGCTCGGCATGTCGCTTTCCCTGTATATCTGGGTCGAGATGCGCCGCGCGGAGCGGACGACCGTCCATTTTGAAGGCGAAGGTTTTGAAGGAATCCCGACCGACCGCAACAATCTTATTTACAAAGTCGCACGGCTCGTGTTCGAAGCGGCAGGCGAAGAAGCGCCGGAGCTTGCGATCGGCATGCGTTCCGATATTCCGCTGACGCGCGGACTCGGCAGCAGCGCTTCCGCCATTATCGCGGGCCTGGTCGCAGCCAACGCCCTCGTCGGAACGCCGCTTTCCAAAGAGCGGTTGTTCGATCTCGCCACGGGCCTTGAACGCCATCCCGACAATGTCGGCGCCTCGCTGTTCGGCGGGATCGTCGCGGCGGCGTGGGACGGCGAACATGCCGATTACGTACGGATCGAACCGCCCCGGAATCTTCGCGTGCTGGCGTTGATCCCCGAATTCGAATTGGCGACTTCGGCCGCGCGCGCGGTTTTGCCGGATCAGCTCAGCCTGCAAGATGCCGTGTACAATATCAGCCGTTCGTCGCTGCTCACCGCCGCGCTGGCTTCGGGCAGGCTTGATCTGCTGCAGTTCGCGATGCGCGACCGGATTCACCAGCCGTACCGGGCCGCGCTCGTGCCGGGGATGGAACGGATTTTGGCGGAAGCTTCCGAGCATGGAGCGCTTGGCGCGGCATTGAGCGGAGCCGGGCCGACGCTGCTGGCGCTGGTCGATCGCGAAGACGGCCGGCACGAACGTCTCGAAGCGTTTATGCAGCAGGTCATGCGGGAAAACGGAATCGAAGCCCGTACCCTGTGGCTCGAACCGGATCTGGAAGGCGCCGTATGCGAAATTCGAAATCCCGAAGATCTGCTGCTGCCGGTGATCGAAGGAGATTTGTCATGA
- a CDS encoding homoserine dehydrogenase, with translation MSNKPIKVGLLGLGTVGTGVVRIVDMHQEDLSGQVGSPIVIEKISVKDRDKARSIPIDPSRLTDDPWEVIHDPEIDVIVEVMGGVEQTRTYILEALARGKHIVTANKDLMALYGTEILAKAQEMKCDVFYEASVAGGIPIIRTLIEGFSSDRITKIMGIVNGTTNYMLTKMSKEGVSYEDVLTEAQQLGYAESDPTSDVEGLDAARKMTILGTLGFRTNVELADVSVKGISGVSQADIAYARNLGYVIKLLGIADREDDAISISVQPTMVKASHPIASVNGVFNAVYVHGEAVGETMFYGAGAGEMPTATSVVADLVSVIKNLRLGVNGLKHIAPHKPKRLKNDAEISFKNFILLHVDDKAGVLARITQIFTEYEVSLASVVQQPNELNPNAEIVIVTHKASKESIDKVLRRFNELEVVRRVVSVYRVEG, from the coding sequence GTGAGTAACAAGCCGATAAAAGTAGGACTGCTCGGTCTCGGAACGGTCGGAACGGGCGTCGTGCGCATCGTGGACATGCACCAGGAAGACTTGAGCGGACAGGTCGGCTCGCCGATCGTGATCGAGAAAATTTCCGTCAAAGACCGGGACAAGGCACGCAGCATTCCGATCGATCCTTCCAGGTTGACCGACGATCCGTGGGAAGTTATCCATGATCCGGAGATCGACGTGATCGTGGAAGTGATGGGCGGCGTCGAACAGACCCGTACCTATATTCTCGAAGCGCTCGCCCGCGGCAAGCATATCGTCACGGCGAACAAAGATTTGATGGCGCTGTACGGGACCGAGATTTTGGCCAAAGCCCAGGAGATGAAGTGTGACGTCTTTTATGAAGCGAGCGTAGCGGGGGGCATCCCGATTATCCGGACTTTGATCGAAGGCTTTTCGTCGGACCGCATTACGAAGATCATGGGCATCGTCAACGGAACGACCAACTACATGCTGACCAAGATGAGCAAAGAAGGCGTGTCCTACGAGGACGTACTGACGGAAGCGCAGCAGCTCGGATACGCCGAGTCCGATCCGACGTCCGACGTCGAAGGACTGGATGCCGCGCGCAAGATGACCATTCTCGGCACACTCGGGTTCCGTACGAACGTGGAACTGGCCGACGTCAGTGTAAAAGGCATCTCCGGCGTCAGCCAGGCCGATATCGCGTATGCCCGCAATCTCGGGTACGTGATCAAGCTGCTCGGCATCGCCGATCGCGAAGATGACGCCATCTCCATCAGCGTGCAGCCGACAATGGTCAAAGCTTCGCATCCGATCGCGTCCGTCAACGGCGTATTCAACGCAGTGTATGTGCACGGCGAAGCGGTAGGCGAGACGATGTTCTACGGAGCGGGAGCCGGGGAGATGCCGACAGCCACTTCCGTAGTCGCCGACCTCGTCTCCGTGATCAAAAACCTGCGTCTCGGCGTAAACGGTCTCAAGCATATCGCGCCGCACAAACCGAAAAGGCTCAAAAACGACGCGGAGATTTCGTTCAAAAACTTCATTTTGCTGCATGTGGACGATAAAGCGGGCGTGCTTGCGCGCATCACGCAAATTTTTACCGAATACGAAGTCAGTCTCGCGTCCGTCGTCCAGCAGCCCAACGAGCTGAATCCGAACGCGGAGATCGTTATCGTCACGCATAAGGCGAGCAAGGAAAGCATCGATAAAGTGTTGAGACGATTCAACGAACTCGAAGTGGTCCGCAGGGTCGTCAGCGTATATCGGGTCGAAGGATAA
- a CDS encoding ACT domain-containing protein, whose translation MKERYYLAREDILPEAILKTLHVKELLAGGQAKTVNEAVAIAGISRSAFYKYKDGIHQVNQLDRERLVTLSLLLEHRAGVLFKVLGLIAESGGNVLTINQSIPLQGTANVVLSVETSRLHDELSGLTAALESVAGVSRVVVIGQG comes from the coding sequence ATGAAAGAGCGTTATTATCTGGCTAGAGAAGACATTTTGCCTGAAGCGATTCTGAAGACGCTGCACGTGAAGGAGCTGCTTGCGGGCGGCCAGGCGAAGACGGTTAACGAAGCGGTCGCGATCGCGGGCATCAGCCGGAGCGCTTTTTACAAGTACAAAGACGGTATCCATCAAGTGAACCAGCTGGATCGGGAGAGGCTCGTGACGCTGTCGCTGCTGCTGGAACACCGGGCGGGTGTCCTGTTCAAAGTGTTGGGCCTGATCGCCGAGAGCGGAGGGAACGTGCTGACGATCAACCAGAGCATCCCGCTGCAGGGCACGGCAAATGTGGTATTATCGGTAGAAACGTCGCGGCTGCACGATGAGCTGAGCGGCTTGACGGCTGCGCTGGAATCGGTGGCGGGCGTCAGCCGGGTCGTCGTTATCGGGCAGGGCTGA